DNA sequence from the Trichocoleus sp. FACHB-46 genome:
TGGACAGCGATTGTTTTCTTTAGCCTTGGGGTCTATAAAACCGCTCTGGTGGTTCAGCGAAGCTTAAGACAGGAAGCGAATCAGTCAGCACTTGTCAAGCGATCCGAGCGCGAGTCGGCGACGTGAAATTGGTGGCTCCGACCTCTGGCAAAAACTATGTGATTTCTGAGCAAGGAAGCTCAGGACATAGCGGACAGTTAACTTTAGAAGTTGTGGGTGAGACAGGTGTAGGGATCGCCAATTTTGACTTTCATATCTTTACTCATACTACGTCAGGCCGATTGACCTATCAAAATCAAACTGAAAAGATCAGCTGTCCCAGCTAGAGCAAAACTTTGTTCACGAGTTCTGGTCGCTTATGGGTCAGCGGCAAAAACCCCAGAGGCGAGCGAGTGGATTTGGACCCCAAAGATTTGATTTATGTGGAGGAGTAGCGATCGTAAAATAAGGTGCGGCAGCAGCACAATATCCATAGATTGTGTCAGAACGTGCCAAATGGTGCCCTATGTGATGGATTGCTACTGTCAGTTCTCCTCCTAGCATGACAGACTGTGCCAATGAGTGCTGTCTGGTGCGAACGTGCCACCACCGCGATCAACACCTCAGGTTTGCTGGATTAAAGGTGTTGAGGTTTTTTGGGTAGTTCAACGGAGAGAGGGAATCTTACATCAAGCGGGCGATCGGTCTGCAAGCTTACGAAATAACCTCCCGCTTGAGTACTGCTACAAAATCCCACAGTTCCCCGTTAGCACGTGTGCCAGGAAGAATTGACACTAACTCCCAGCCTCTAGCTCCAGCTTCATTCAATGCATCCTCAAGTTCTATTTCGTTAATCTTCCCTGCCTCGAATGTTCCTTGAGCAAAGAACTTAACCGTTTTATATTCCCACTCACCCATAGCCTTCTCTAAAGCATTTCAAAATTACCCTAAAATTTTCCGATACTCATCTCTCACTACAAAGTCTGATCTTAGCGGCGATCGCCCCCAGGCCAAATCTCTGAAAACTCAGCTCCCCCGTTGCTCGTTGCTATCGATTGTCATAATCTCTATAAATAGAATAATCACACAAAGCTTGGTCCAGCATGGGTTCAAGCGATTCCTAATTGCAACTCAGGTTGAAGCGATCGTAAAATTTACGAAAGTTGTTAGTTAACACGACATTTTGGCCATACGTGGAATTGGTGAAGCGATCGCAACAGTGTGGGTGGTCGTAGTGCATCGAAGCGTTATCGATAGAACATCTGGCGAGACCTGGCAGCCCCATGAGCAATCCCGCCACCCCATCGACACCCACCGATACCCGCTCACGGCGGTTTTACCATGGTACCCGGGCGGACCTCAAGCCTGGCGACCTGATTCAACCTGGTTATGCCTCCAACTACACCGAGCGGCGATCGCCCTGGGTCTACTTCAGCGAGACTCTGGACGCGGCCACTTGGGGAGCGGAGCTGGCGAGGGGCCAAGGTCCAGGCCGCATCTACTTAGTGGAACCGACCGGCTCGTTTATGGATGACCCCAACCTGACGGACAAGAAGTATCCGGGGAATCCCACAAAGTCCTATCGTGCGCAGGAGCCGCTGCGGGTGGTGAGCGAATACCTGAACTGGCAGGGACACTCCCCGGAGGTCATCCAAGCGATGAAGGACCGCATCGCGGGTTTGGAGCCCATCGATGACTGAGCTGCTCTGCACGAGTTGCGAGGGGTCCGATTGCGCATTCAGAACAAGCCGTTGGTCAATTTGAAATCTGATTGAGAGACGCTAATGCTCAGTTGCTCGTAGCAAAAGTTGAATTAGGTGGTCGAGATTGAACTGACAATAGCAGACGACGCACTAAATGCGACATAAAGCTATACTGGGCTGAAGGTGAGGTTGAAGAAACGGATTGGCATTGCTTTGAGGCTTTTAAGCGGGTTCGAGAGAAACTAGCTTTGCATGACCTCCTGCCAATGTGCTACGGAGCCAGCAGGAAAGTCGTACTTTCGGGAATGCTGCTCGATATAGGTTTGGGGTTAGAAGTATATAAAGTAGGTGAAAACGGTCAGCCGTGTCCCGAAGCCGTATACATTTTCGAGAATGGTGACGATATGAAACCTATTAGTGTTGAAGTCCAAGCGAAGCTTCAGGATGAATGGACAAAAGCAGCTTTACAAGAACTTGAGTAGAATTGCCCAACCCAACAAATCCCGTTGCACACCACTGAAGGGGAGCGATTGTTGAGGATGCAGAGGCAATCGGTCGCGGGCGAACGGGAACGTTAGAAATTGCCAATGAACGAATTCTTCCTTTCCGCACTCTCATTCGGATTGGCTGCGGGTCTTAAGCCGGGGCCACTCGGTGTCATCGTAATTCAACAAGCTTTATCGAGAGGGCTTCTCGCCGGAGTGCGAGCAAGCCTTGCACCCTTGATTACCGATGGCCCAATCACCATCGCGGCACTTTGGTTTCTCTCGAAATTCAAGAGTATCAAACTATTTGCTGCGGCTCTCAGTTTGGTTGGAGGAGCCTATCTGCTTTGGCTATCCGCAAGGATGTTTCGCGTTAACGACATTTCGTTAACCGGAAAGCTTGAATCACAAAGCTCCCTCGCTACAGCCGTGAAGGTAAACCTTCTCAACCCAGGTCCCTATCTCTTTTGGTTTACGGTTGGCGGGAACTACATCATTCGCGGCTCTAACGCCGAGAGCGTTGTCTTCGTAGTAACAGCGATTGGAACCCTGATCGCTTCCAAGGTTGCTATTGCCGTTCTTGCCGTCCGCTTCTTCCCGTCCTTGGAGAGCCGTGGCTACCGCCTAACGATGAAGTTACTTGCTAGCACATTGGTCTGGTTT
Encoded proteins:
- a CDS encoding DUF4177 domain-containing protein, producing MGEWEYKTVKFFAQGTFEAGKINEIELEDALNEAGARGWELVSILPGTRANGELWDFVAVLKREVIS
- the arr gene encoding NAD(+)--rifampin ADP-ribosyltransferase is translated as MSNPATPSTPTDTRSRRFYHGTRADLKPGDLIQPGYASNYTERRSPWVYFSETLDAATWGAELARGQGPGRIYLVEPTGSFMDDPNLTDKKYPGNPTKSYRAQEPLRVVSEYLNWQGHSPEVIQAMKDRIAGLEPIDD
- a CDS encoding LysE family translocator, translating into MNEFFLSALSFGLAAGLKPGPLGVIVIQQALSRGLLAGVRASLAPLITDGPITIAALWFLSKFKSIKLFAAALSLVGGAYLLWLSARMFRVNDISLTGKLESQSSLATAVKVNLLNPGPYLFWFTVGGNYIIRGSNAESVVFVVTAIGTLIASKVAIAVLAVRFFPSLESRGYRLTMKLLASTLVWFGLVSIGRAAELGLHYARDF